The Arachis hypogaea cultivar Tifrunner chromosome 14, arahy.Tifrunner.gnm2.J5K5, whole genome shotgun sequence genome has a segment encoding these proteins:
- the LOC140178903 gene encoding uncharacterized protein, giving the protein MNKACTEYAFDQVKRVFHYEDDGRGRIKQEIIQRMGRNWRNARNLLFHKLYDKEQTFEENVKRKPSGIDANYWKWFLEYRLKEDTQITNIELEKCRKNAINRSKQLYTHTGGSKTMARKRHEEEQRQRRPIGR; this is encoded by the exons ATGAACAAGGCTTGCACGGAGTATGCGTTTGACCAGGTTAAg CGAGTCTTTCACTATGAGGACGATGGAAGAGGAAGAATAAAGCAGGAAATTATACAAAGAATGGGAAGAAACTGGAGGAACGCAAGAAATCTTTTGTTTCATAAGCTTTATGACAAAGAACAAACTTTTGAGGAAAATGTCAAGCGTAAACCATCAGGAATAGATGCAAATTATTGGAAATGGTTTCTTGAATATCGGTTGAAGGAGGACACACAGATAACAAATATTGAGTTG GAGAAGTGTAGAAAAAATGCCATAAATCGTTCAAAGCAATTGTACACACATACTGGAGGTTCTAAAACAATGGCAAGAAAGAGACACGAAGAA GAGCAACGGCAGAGAAGGCCTATTGGTAGATGA
- the LOC112744367 gene encoding uncharacterized protein, with the protein MVPLLSQTMFITFIMCMILTLPSTQVAGDNEDSEANALLKWRSTLDNHSQSLLSSWNSTTSPCKFEGIQCDNNKSNSVSTLILANYGLKGTLHGLNFSSFPNLVSIDINNNSFYGTIPPQIGNLSRITNLNMSYNRFNGSIPNEMWALRSLHKLDLSNCLLNGSISANIANLTNLSHLDLGGNNLEGKIPQEIGMLRNLEYLGIAGNSLVTGSIPKEIGMLTNLRFLDLSYCPLSGTIPSEIGKLTHLTFLQFIQNNLFGPIPPSIWNLTNLTNLLLSTNNFSGPIPSSVGKLVNLEMLDLSQTQMSGPIPDSIGNLTKLTTLYLYQSKFSGEIPSTIGNLVNLNVLVLAENNFSGPIPSTLGNLIRLTDLQLATNKFNGSIPEEMNNVINLGNLQLSENNFVGSLPSQICLGGALTNFSADHNNFNGPVPRTLKNCSSILRIRLDSNHIEGNITEDFGVYPNLDYINLSGNKFYGHISPNWGKCPKLTSLIIGSNNVTGVIPLELVEATNLGMLDLSSNQLVGKVPKELGKLKNLVQVKIGNNLLSGNVPTEIGQLQSLEILNLGGNELNGAIPKEVVDLQKLRELNLSKNKLGGSIPSVFGQSMVSLDLSGNSLDGTIPTSLGGLQHLQVLDLSHNNLSGTIPSKFSLTLEFVNMSDNHLEGPIPNFPAFLNASSFKNNKGLCGNIKGLVQCSTNLKKSSKKHILLLVLIITLVSLAMVLCGVGIAMYFLCRSKRKLRNQSEVQAKEGRVEPDFTIWSYDGKIMFENIIDATKNFDDYYLIGVGSQGHVYKAELPSGQVVAVKKLHNVVVTDGEVSRTKAFTTEVQALTQIKHRNIIKLYGFCSHSQFSFLVYEFLDGGSLDQILSNETHAAEFDWDKRVNVVKGVANALSYMHHDCSPSIVHRDISSKNVLLDSGYEAHVSDFGTAKFLKPGSYSWTTFAGTFGYAAPELAQTMEVNEKCDVYSFGVLALEIIMGKHPGDLISSLMSTSTASMVNDLLLIDILDQRLPQPNTKSPIVEEVILVARLAFSCLTTSPRSRPTMDQVSKALVIGRSTLVDQFPMIRVGQLY; encoded by the exons ATGGTACCATTATTGTCTCAAActatgttcatcacattcatcatgtgtaTGATTCTAACACTCCCTTCAACCCAAGTTGCTGGAGATAATGAAGATAGTGAAGCAAATGCTCTCCTGAAATGGAGATCTACCCTTGACAACCATAGTCAAAGTCTTCTATCATCTTGGAACAGCACTACTAGTCCATGCAAATTTGAAGGAATTCAATGTGATAATAATAAGTCAAACTCTGTCTCCACCTTAATTCTTGCAAATTATGGACTTAAAGGTACACTCCATGGACTAAACTTTTCTTCATTTCCCAACCTTGTTAGCATAGACATTAACAACAATTCCTTCTATGGTACCATTCCTCCACAAATTGGTAACTTGTCTAGAATTaccaatttgaacatgtcttatAATCGTTTCAATGGTTCAATTCCCAATGAAATGTGGGCACTGAGGTCATTACATAAGCTTGATCTTTCTAACTGCCTTCTCAATGGTAGCATATCTGCTAATATAGCAAACTTGACCAATTTGTCACACCTAGATTTAGGAGGAAATAATCTAGAAGGCAAAATTCCCCAAGAAATTGGGATGTTGAGGAACTTAGAGTATTtaggaattgcaggaaattctCTTGTGACAGGATCAATTCCAAAGGAGATTGGAATGTTAACAAACCTGAGGTTCCTTGATTTGTCATATTGTCCTCTCTCTGGCACTATCCCTTCAGAAATTGGAAAATTGACCcatttgacttttcttcaatTCATTCAAAACAACCTCTTTGGTCCAATTCCACCCTCCATTTGGAACTTGACTAACTTGACTAACCTTTTACTTTCCACCAATAATTTTTCTGGTCCAATCCCAAGTTCAGTTGGGAAATTGGTTAATCTTGAAATGCTTGATCTGTCTCAAACTCAAATGTCTGGTCCTATTCCTGATTCTATTGGAAACTTGACAAAGCTCACCACATTGTACTTGTACCAAAGCAAATTCTCAGGAGAAATTCCTTCAACTATAGGAAACTTGGTCAATttgaatgttcttgtccttgcagAGAACAATTTCTCTGGTCCTATTCCTTCAACTTTAGGTAACTTAATTAGGCTCACTGATCTTCAATTAGCCACAAACAAGTTCAATGGTAGCATTCCAGAGGAAATGAATAATGTCATAAACTTGGGAAATTTGCAGCTATCTGAGAACAATTTTGTTGGTAGTTTGCCATCACAAATATGCTTAGGTGGTGCATTAACCAACTTCAGTGCTGATCATAACAATTTCAATGGTCCAGTACCAAGAACCTTGAAGAATTGCTCTAGTATCCTTAGAATAAGGCTTGATTCAAACCACATTGAAGGTAACATAACAGAAGATTTTGGTGTATATCCAAATTTGGACTACATCAATCTCAGTGGCAACAAGTTTTATGGCCACATTTCTCCAAACTGGGGAAAATGTCCTAAACTTACTAGTCTTATAATTGGAAGCAACAATGTCACTGGTGTTATACCATTGGAACTTGTTGAGGCAACCAATTTAGGTATGCTCGATCTTTCATCGAATCAGTTGGTTGGAAAAGTTCCCAAGGAACTTGGCAAGTTGAAGAATCTAGTCCAAGTCAAAATTGGCAACAACCTTCTTTCAGGAAATGTTCCAACAGAAATTGGACAGCTTCAGAGTCTTGAGATCTTGAATCTTGGAGGAAACGAGTTGAACGGCGCTATTCCAAAAGAAGTTGTGGATTTACAGAAGCTAAGGGAGCTGAATTTGAGCAAGAACAAGCTTGGTGGAAGCATTCCCTCTGTGTTTGGCCAATCAATGGTATCTCTTGATCTCAGTGGAAATTCATTGGATGGAACAATACCAACAAGCCTTGGAGGGTTACAACACTTGCAAGTGTTGGATTTGTCACATAACAATCTTTCAGGTACTATTCCATCAAAATTCAGCCTGACATTGGAATTTGTGAACATGTCAGATAACCATCTTGAAGGGCCAATTCCAAATTTTCCTGCTTTTCTCAATGCTAGTTCATTCAAGAACAACAAAGGTTTGTGTGGGAATATCAAAGGATTGGTTCAATGCTCAACCAACCTCAAAAAGAGCAGCAAAAAACACATCTTATTGTTGGTATTAATCATTACTTTGGTGagtctagcaatggttctttgtggGGTTGGAATTGCAATGTACTTTCTTTGCAGAAGTAAAAGGAAATTGAGAAACCAAAGTGAAGTCCAAGCCAAAGAAGGAAGAGTTGAACCAGACTTTACAATATGGAGCTATGATGGGAAAATCATGTTTGAGAACATCATTGATGCTACTAAGAATTTTGATGATTACTATCTCATTGGTGTTGGAAGCCAAGGACATGTTTACAAAGCTGAATTGCCTTCAGGACAAGTTGTTGCTGTGAAGAAGCTTCATAATGTGGTAGTAACTGATGGAGAAGTTTCAAGAACAAAGGCTTTTACAACTGAAGTTCAAGCATTGACACAGATAAAGCACAGGAACATCATAAAGCTCTATGGATTCTGTTCACATTCACAGTTCTCATTTCTTGTTTATGAGTTCTTGGATGGTGGAAGTTTGGATCAAATACTAAGCAATGAGACACATGCTGCTGAATTTGATTGGGATAAGAGGGTGAATGTTGTTAAGGGCGTCGCGAATGCTTTGTCTTACATGCATCATGATTGTTCGCCTTCTATAGTTCATCGCGATATTTCGAGCAAGAATGTTCTGTTGGATTCAGGGTATGAAGCTCACGTTTCAGATTTTGGGACTGCTAAGTTTCTCAAGCCTGGTTCATATAGTTGGACAACATTTGCTGGTACTTTTGGCTATGCTGCTCCAG AACTTGCACAAACTATGGAAGTGAATGAGAAATGTGATGTGTATAGTTTTGGAGTACTAGCTTTGGAGATTATCATGGGAAAGCACCCTGGGGATCTCATTTCATCATTAATGTCAACATCAACAGCATCAATGGTCAATGATTTGTTACTAATTGATATCTTAGATCAAAGGCTTCCTCAACCCAACACCAAGAGTCCAATTGTTGAGGAGGTGATCTTGGTTGCAAGGTTGGCATTTTCTTGCTTGACAACAAGCCCACGTTCTCGTCCAACAATGGATCAAGTTTCTAAGGCCCTTGTAATAGGAAGATCCACTTTGGTGGACCAATTTCCAATGATCAGAGTTGGACAACTATACTGA